Proteins encoded within one genomic window of Brachybacterium sp. P6-10-X1:
- a CDS encoding aldo/keto reductase family protein — translation MEHRHLGRSGLKISELIYGNWLTHASQVEDERARACVRAALDAGISTFDTADTYANTAAEVVLGEALKGERRESLEIFTKVYFPTGPRGHNDTGLSRKHIRESIDASLTRLQTDYVDLYQAHRYDYATPLEETMQAFADVVHSGKALYIGVSEWNADQIRAGHQLARELGIQLVSNQPQYSMLWRVIEERVVPTSRELGVSQVVWSPVAQGILTGKYTPGTPAPEGSRARDEKGGADMIKRFLDDPVLEAVQGLQPIAEDLGLSMAQLAVAWVLSNDNVAGAIIGASRPEQISENVKATGVTLDGDVMARIDEVLGDIPETDPAKTVSPAQRLA, via the coding sequence ATGGAACATCGTCACCTCGGCCGCAGCGGCCTGAAGATCAGCGAGCTCATCTACGGCAACTGGCTCACCCATGCCTCCCAGGTGGAGGACGAGCGGGCCCGCGCCTGCGTGCGTGCGGCGCTCGACGCCGGCATCTCCACGTTCGACACCGCCGACACCTACGCCAACACCGCCGCCGAGGTCGTCCTCGGTGAGGCCCTGAAGGGAGAGCGGCGAGAGTCGCTGGAGATCTTCACCAAGGTCTACTTCCCCACCGGCCCCCGGGGCCATAACGACACCGGTCTGTCCCGCAAGCACATCCGTGAGTCGATCGACGCCTCGCTGACCCGGCTGCAGACCGACTACGTCGACCTCTACCAGGCCCACCGCTACGACTATGCGACCCCGCTCGAGGAGACGATGCAGGCGTTCGCCGACGTCGTCCACTCCGGCAAGGCCCTGTACATCGGCGTCTCCGAGTGGAACGCGGACCAGATCCGCGCCGGCCATCAGCTGGCCCGTGAGCTCGGCATCCAGCTGGTCTCCAACCAGCCGCAGTACTCGATGCTGTGGCGCGTGATCGAGGAGCGTGTGGTCCCCACCTCGCGTGAGCTCGGCGTCTCCCAGGTGGTGTGGTCCCCGGTCGCCCAGGGAATCCTCACCGGCAAGTACACGCCGGGCACCCCGGCGCCGGAGGGCTCGCGCGCCCGGGACGAGAAGGGCGGCGCCGACATGATCAAGCGCTTCCTGGACGATCCGGTGCTCGAGGCGGTGCAGGGCCTGCAGCCGATCGCCGAGGATCTCGGGCTGTCCATGGCGCAGCTCGCCGTTGCCTGGGTGCTGAGCAACGACAACGTGGCCGGCGCGATCATCGGCGCGTCCCGCCCCGAGCAGATCAGCGAGAACGTGAAGGCCACGGGCGTCACGCTCGACGGCGACGTGATGGCCCGCATCGACGAGGTGCTCGGCGACATCCCCGAGACGGACCCCGCGAAGACCGTCTCCCCGGCGCAGCGCCTGGCCTGA